In the Sporolituus thermophilus DSM 23256 genome, one interval contains:
- a CDS encoding PaaI family thioesterase, with product MGNNIEWLKEHLKSIYDRNPYVRLLQISIAKIEEGRAELIMPVIYEKHTNLYGVAHGGALASLADTAMGVACATLGNRVVTLDMNINYIRGAKQQSVVKAIGTVVHKGKSTMVVEADVRDCAEDFLLAKARGTFFIIGAFDKGDHRD from the coding sequence TTGGGCAATAACATAGAGTGGCTTAAAGAGCACTTAAAGAGCATTTATGATCGCAATCCCTATGTACGGTTACTGCAAATTTCAATAGCGAAAATTGAAGAGGGACGGGCCGAGTTGATCATGCCAGTCATTTATGAGAAGCATACAAATCTTTATGGTGTCGCTCATGGAGGGGCACTAGCTTCCTTGGCCGACACGGCAATGGGAGTGGCGTGTGCTACGCTGGGCAACCGAGTGGTAACGCTCGATATGAATATCAATTACATCCGCGGAGCGAAGCAGCAGTCTGTTGTCAAAGCTATCGGAACTGTTGTTCATAAAGGAAAAAGTACTATGGTTGTAGAAGCGGACGTGCGCGATTGTGCTGAAGACTTTTTATTGGCCAAAGCACGGGGGACTTTTTTCATTATTGGCGCTTTTGATAAAGGTGATCACCGTGATTGA